CCAGTTGTACTGAGTATGTGGTCATATCTGCTTTGAATGATTCCCAGAAACAATTTGTAAACTACTAGGAAAATTTAGAGCAGTCAATGAGGAGTAATCTTATTCCTGTgtgtttccaaaagaaaaaagttgattTTAGAGTTCCCCTTTACATTTTCAGGTTAAGCTTTTACTGTAACTACCTCAGTTACAGCACTAGTTTGTAGAATATAATATCTTTATGGCTTGCTCTATTTAGCAAATGGATTTATGTTCAGTGAGTTTTTGATTTGAGGATGAGAGTAGTATAACTAGGAACTAAAGAAGggaactatctttacatttatcttCCTGTTTTACTTAGGCAAGGTAATTACTATATTGATGAATTTTGGTGAATTAATATGTTGATGAATAATTCTTGTCTCACTTGGATCAAGTACTTACTTTCTTTTGAGTATTGTATATCTATAGTTAATATCAACATTGTcgtgttttatatttatatgagagatgaagaatttcaattttatttttatatatatacatatacacacactcaatTTTAATAGAAAAGGACAACTCAAGTCAAGAATTTTTGCTTTAAAGCAACATTTTGGGGCAGATATTGGAATTGAAACTGACTAAAAATTTTCTGTCAAGTTTCTTACTCTGATGGTTCTCCTACCTTACTTTGCTTGTAGGAGGAACTTCTAAACCCTGCCTtctgaataaaaagctatatcaTAAAGGAAATCACAGCCTTATTTTCCAAGATGCCTTGAATTTTaatgtgtttcaaatttttctgtcATAACTAACTGAATTATATACTTAAGGGGGGGTTAGACAATAGCTCAGGTTAATAAGAACTTTATTTTAGCATTTGATTTCTGCCTCCTCGGTTTTTACCAGAGTCTCTATAGACAAATaagtaataaatgataaaatcacAAAATGCATAATTTGTTCCTGGTAGAGGCTTTTTCTAAGATAAGCTCAGTAGTGAGTATTTGAGTAACAGTTGCTGTCAAATTCTTGATTTGAAACATTTCAAGtccttattttttcccatttctaaatCTTATTTAGATATAGTATGAATTATAAGGGatcattttttagctttttgtagaaaatgcatatatatatgtatacattatgaACATCCAGATagtcttccctctccttttttttttttttttttaagccattatGTGAGTTTCCTGACCACAAAGTAGCATAAATTTCATTGTACTACAGAACATTCCAAAAGTCTTTAGTGCAGTCTTAAGCTTTAGTAGCTTAAAATAGATTTTGAGATAGTATATTAGTGGATTAAATTCTCTCAATAGTGCATCTTTGAACAAAGTGTTCAACTGTAAAATTGCCTTCGTTAAGTGACTTAAGCAAACCCTTTAAGAATCACTATTCTCAATCATATGCAGAGTGCTATTTGCTTCTGTGTTTACAATACTGTTATTAAACACATACCTTAATTCTTCCTTTGTATAGCaaatttttaagaaacaaaagttAAGTTGTAATTCTAACAGTCTGGTATTTAGCTGTCTACATagccttctggaaaaaaaaaataaactgcttcactgtcattgctttttttttttttttttttttttcatactgatttaaaaattttttaaggcTGATGAACTTAGGAGTGACAGTGTTATCTTTATAAAGTATCAGTCTCTTTACCAGGTTTACTAAAATGCCTACATTTGAAAAACTTAATCTTTGAATCAGtcaatgaaaaagtatttattaagcacttagtatgtgctAAGAACTGTTCTtgttaagtgttggggatacaaataaaaaagcaaagacagtccctgccctgaaagagcttatattctaaagggagAAATAACACATAGGAAAGGTGGTGTGGTCAGGGAAAGGCAGTTTTATACCTAATAGTTAAAGGGATGGTGAATGGGATATAGGATAATAAGCACCACTCCCCTCCAGCACCAGAAGTGGAGTTGGGGGCTGGGGTGGTTAAAAGGAATCTTCCCCCTAGTTGATGAGACAATTGTGGAAGAGGAGGGGTCTGAGTAGAGGGAGTCGTGAacataacatttatttcttttagacacacacacacacacacatatataatacatacatatacacacacatattttagaTTGACATTCCTCAGTCAGATTCTAGTAATCCACATTGTGACAAGATTTTCAGCTGAAAGAATATTAAGACATAACctaatcttttttctcttatttaataataataatactagcaATTCTATagcgctttaaggtttgcaaagcgctTTACATATGTTTAATCCTCACTGCCACCCTGTGAGGGtgggtgctattatccccattttacagataaggaaactgaggctgagagaagttaagtgacttgcctggggtcatagagctagtaagtgagGCAGGATTCCaactcgggttttcctgactccaagtccaacacttgTAATAAATTGTTTGTGTAAAGTAGAATTTTAAGACcatatagaaaattttaaagtgtctgatacattaaaatgtatattttaatggaAACTAAAAATCATCTGTTCATTCAGCATATTTCTAGAGGCTTGCTTAATGATGTAGATTGAGAAAAATGTCTTCATCATTATGCTAATCTACTAAATGAGGCAGAGTGAAGTAGTAGGACCCTGTACTGGGCAGAATTCAGGACACCTGAGTTCTAGTCCCTACTCTTATCACTAACTCTGTTTCTTTGGGCGAATTGCCTtttcttggcctcagttttctcatttgtaaaataagggaattggactaaatgatctcttaagatcctttccagtaCTAACATTCTTTTGAGTCTACATCATAGCCAATTCTTATTTTGACTGcttgcctttttaaatttttactaggTTTTGTACTGACTGCAAAAATAAAGTACTTCGAGCATACAATATTCTTATTGGTGAGCTTGATTGCAGCAAAGAGAAGGGTTATTGTGCTGCACTATATGAAGGCTTGCGGTGCTGTCCACATGAACGACACATACATGTATGCTGTGAAACAGATTTCATTGCACATCTGTTGGGTCGAGCTGAGCCAGAGTTCGCAGGAGGGTATGAGTATGTAATTTGCTAGAATGGGCTATCTAGCGCtttgcttctttattttattaccGAAAGTTTGTTTCTAAGCCTTGTAAATAAATCTCTTCTGCACCTTTGCCTCATTACATATGCTTAGATATAAAGCCTATGTTTTGAAGTCAGCCTTCATAAtacatgttctcttggttctgtctGTTGATCcagaaatattcttttctttattctatgacctaaaaataggaagaaaatggtTTGTTGGTTCAGTTCCATGCTCCAAGTTGGATCAAAAGGAGATggacattttttgttttatgaatgtcatttttcagttgaaatgATCTAAAAGTGACTTTTCCATTCATGTGGAATTGTAAAGCTTTAGTTTGGGTAATTGTTGTGGATGGGCCTCCAatagttttatggaaaaaaccACTTTTGCTAATATTGCTCAAGATTATAGGCTTGGCAACAGGGTATCAGCACTTTGGATAGAATTGCTCTGTTTTTAAGGTAAGCAATTCATGAACTGTGCATGCTCCTTTAAatttaagaaaggaaaacaaaacctcTAAACTAAATGTGATCTTTGGCTAGGTatcatgaaaacaaaattaggaaaaaataaagttggtCACTTGTTTTAATTAAGTATATTCTTAATCCCTTCATCGTTTTGTGTGTGGGtgaaatagtttttcattttaggatcatttctcttttataagAGAGAGCTGAATAATTTAGATCTTATCCTTATCTTCCTACTTCTTAATGTTCCATTTCCAGGTTTTTTGTCATtagcaaaaccaaacaaacaaacaaaaaaaacccaacaactaccaaaaaaacccaaaacaacacTGAATGAGCTGAGCTGTATTTGACTGGGTAATTCCAAAGTTCTAATTGCTACATAGCATTGTGTTGCTGTAATCTCCAAGTGCCAGTTCCTGAATTACCATCCTTTTTAGCTGTAGTAAGATTTAAGTCTCAcatgtgtgtttctgtgtctttgATATCACAGACATGCATGTATGTTTACCTATGCATAGATATACACATCTGTGTATATTTGTAGAATATCTAGCTTTCTTACTACATCTTAGTGTTCAGgttgttttaaaataaacttgATTATACAAAAGCTTTAATGTGCTAGATTATACAAAAGCTTTAATGTGCTAGATTTGTCGGAAAGTCACTGGCTGATTTTAATGCTTTTATAGGCGGAGGGAAAGGCATGCTAAGACAATAGATATAGCCCAAGAAGAAGTTTTGACCTGCCTGGGTATTCATCTTTATGAACGACTGCATCGAATCTGGCAAAAACTGCGGGCTGAAGAGCAGACATGGCAGATGCTTTTCTATCTTGGTGTTGATGCTTTACGCAAGAGTTTTGAGGTAGGAAAGAACACTTTCAGAATGTGAGAATGCttgatcaaaatattaaaatagtttttcttttttagcatttGTAGCTGATATAGATATTGTTTGGTCTTTTTGGAACAGGGGagacctaattttcttttttctgttctaccTACTATTTTTTTACCCTTGGCTTCCTCTCTAGAAAATGGAGGCTAATGATTACTTAACAGGATGTTGTGAGAGAACTAACAAAAGATTGCAAAGCTTAAGTATATTTTATgctaaatttaatatgtatgtttCCCTTTCTCCACTGTTATCATTTCTCTGCATTAGTTCTATTTGGTGGGTTTTTTCCCTATTGCATTTCTACATCTCCCTGCCCCCTTTTAAATAATATGTAACATCTTTTTAgtcttaatattatttaatttaacctTTTGGAACACAGCCACAGCCATAAGTTTCCAAAACTTATAGACCCCAGTTCCACTTGTTTCCACTTATTTGTATTATTAGGTGGAAAGCTACTTTGCTTTTGgtcaaaaattttctttattgtatttcagattttccatAAGGCCAATCTTCAAATATAGTATACTGTCAGActtaattttccccttccttctccctccccaactaTATTTGAAGATTGGTCTTATGGGGAATCTTGGAAAATTTGTAAAATCTTTAGTTGAAGCTAGTTTTTTTGGGGTGGaaactaattttcaaaattcattagtTTTTATTTGATAACAATTTAAATTGTCAGATTGGCAAAAAGTTATCTGATGgcataatcttttttaaaatttattttatttttaaaataagatggcTGTGGAAAAAGTACAGGGTATTAGCCGATTAGAACAACTCTGTGAAGAgttctcagaagaagaaagagTACGAGAACTCAAGCAAGAAAAGAAGCgccaaaaaaggaagaataggCGGAAAAATAAGTGTGTATGTGACATTCCTGCCCCCTTGCAAACagcagatgaaaaagaaatgagccaAGAAAAGGTAATTTTACATCTACTCATGAGTGTTTTGCACCAAAAATTCCTCAAAGAAGCCACTTTTTGACTAATCTggtgttttgtggtttttttggtttgttttttgtttgttttgttttgttttttagtattcctagttaaaattaaattttgctgCTAAAGTAAGTAGTAAGTTAGGACAAAAAAACATAGCATCTTACGGTTTTATATACTTGAATTCTTTaactttaaagataaaattaggTAGTAGTATGTCAGCCCATCCTGCAGTAAATGGGATACAATAAAAACTCATGTGTTTGATCTACTTTAAATGATTAGGTTTTGAAGCTGTCAAGTTCTAAAATATACCTTTTTGTAATTGTTTACTCACAATTGTACATTTTGGGGCAGACAGCAGTtgaatgttttagaatattaAGCTTTTCCTCCCTTTATCCCTTTGTTACAAATGCTAAGGAAATCATTTAAGTgacttttataatcatttatGCTTTGATCCTTTAAGGAGACAGGCTTTGTGGAAAACAGCTGCAAAGCCTGTGGCAGTACAGAAGAAGGTAACAGCTGCGTAGAAGTAATTGTTACTAATGAAAACACTTCCTGTACCTGTCCAAGTAGTGGCAATCTTTTGGGATCTCcgaaaataaaaaaaggtgagCTATTAAGGATGTCTTTAAGTTTGTCTTCATTCATCtttagatgaaagaaaataaaatcatagatctgtaagttataaaattgtttttcttagttGTGAGAAAATTATGTTAAGGATAAGAAAAAATTATACTGTAACCTCTGATTTATTCTCAGGTTTATCTCCACACTGTAATGGTAGTGATTGTGGATACTCATCTAGCATGGAAGGGAGTGAGACAGGTTCTCGGGAGGGCTCAGATGTAGCCTGCACTGAAGGCATATGTAACCATGATGAACATGGTAGGTTGAGGataaactttttgtttatttctcttaTGGTAGCTGATTTTATTTAAGAGCACATTTGAAGAGAGTACTCCCTTTTTCAGGTGATGATTCCTGTGTTCATCACTGTGATGACAAAGAGGAGGACGGCGATAGCTGTGTGGAATGTTGGGCTAATTCTGAAGAGaataacataaaaggaaaaaacaaaaagaagaaaaagaaaagcaaaatgttgAAGTGTGATGAACATGTAGGTATTTGTCTATAGCAAGAATCTCATTtcgcatttttattattttaaataattagcaGCATCTAAAAACTTGTACTCattaagcaaaaaaaacaaacaaaaacaaaacaaaaccctcccCACAAAAATCCCAAGGATCAATGTATATTGTGACTTTATAAGGTATTTAAGAAACTGCTGTGActtatattttctttgtgttCTGTCATGTTAGTCCTCTTTTAGAACTCACCTAGGTATTAAGATTCTATTTCAAAGTACTTGAACtctattcatttttcccataATCTCTCTAAGTACTGTTTCTACATATTTATCAAAGAGTTTTGTCTCTTGAATTGTAACTAATTTGCTTAGTAATTATTTACTGTGGTTTCAGATCCAAAAGCTTGGAAGCTGTATTACAGATCCCAGTAATCGAGAGACCTCAGGAAATACCGTGCACACAGTGTTTCACCGTGACAAGACCAAAGATTCGCATGCTGAAAATTGCTGCAGCTCGGAAAAGGGTGGGCAGCCACTGCCTTGGTTTGAACATAGGAAAAACGTACCACAATTTGCAGAACCTGCAGAAGCGTCACTCGGTCCTGACTCTGGAAAAGGTGCCAAGAGCTTAGTTGAACTCCTTGTAAGTATCTTGACACGTGGTGGTATCTGGTCTGTAAACTAGGAAGGGAGAACTAATGCTTGGGGTGGGGAGGATGGAGTAAAGAGAATCTGGGCTTctagggttttgttttcttttatattgacTATAGTTGTTTTCCTTTAGAAGGGGGCTCAGGCTGCTGTGGAAACACCCCTTCTTAGCTTCTCAAAAAATGGTATCTAAATGAGGAACTGAATTAGCCTCCATCCTCACCCCcctgggaaaggggagaggaattGTTGGAATTTGGCAAAAAGTTAGCTTTGCAGTATACTTttcttgagaacaaaggatgTTCAACATCATCATCTGTGAGACGGGATTACTGCTGGCTTTTTCTTTCCATGTCAGTTTATGGGAGCCATTCTTCTAGACAAGGGAGAAATGGGCTGCTTAACCAAAGCTGGATATGGACAGTCCTCCATTGTGTCTGTTTTATGCCATGAAGAAACATGGCAAAGCCAGGATACGGGCAAATTGTACCCCACATCATGAAATGAAGATGGTGATATTAACAATGATTAGGGCCCTTTGTGTGATTCTAAGCAGTCAGATCTTATAATGGACTTATTAGTGGATTTATAATATAATGCCATCCCTtggtatagaattttttttttttttttttttttttttttttttttttttcaggaaactgggacacaaatgtttattaaatattctattagaaattggttgtttttgttgttgtttagtcattttccactCTCCATAACTccattttgagattttcttgatagagatattggaatggtttgccttttccttctctagctcattttgacagatgaggaaactgaggcaagcagacaAAAACCCTAGGACTTGACAAGGGTTTCACATGAGTAACTTGgctggggccaaatttgaactcgaaGTGGGTCTTTCTGATATCAGACCCAGTACTCTTATCTActaaaccacctagctgcccctgttagAGATTATTCATATGGGTTTATTCAGTGGTTGACAATGCTTGGAATTCTCTTCAGTTAGTTGATATTTTCAGGTAAAGAGATAAGGGATTTGAACTAAAATGTCAAGCAAGCCTAAGATTTTAGACCACTTTTTAGTGGTTCTTAACTATGAAAGAAATACAATAGTTCTTACTATTCTTGAGTCAGGCTTGTGATTCCTTTAGTATTAGGAgttctgagaaagaaaagaattccttgaCCATTGCAGGTCAATCCTGCTCCGCCACTTAGGGAACTTGGCTGTGTGAGACTGGAACCCAGGGCTTCCTGGCTTTCAGACCTGCCTTCTAGTTTTTACTCCAGGTTGccattgttgttgtcattgttattcATCATCTTCTAAAGTAGCAATAAAGAGGGATTGCTTATTTTGAtagtccttaattttttttttctttaatatttaaaagtttgttttttaaactccTTGGATAGTAACTGAAACTTAAAAGaccggattttttttttttttttttttttttttttccttcttaacagTATGTCCTGTATTGCTTCTTCATTATCCATTTTACAAGTCCTAGTTTAATAGTTGCTTTCCTTTTCAGGATGAGTCTGAATGCACTTCAGATGAGGAAATCTTTATCTCACAAGATGAAATACAGTCATTTATGGCAAACAACCAGTCTTTCTACAGCAATAGAGAACAGTACCGACAACATCTGAaggagaaatttaataaatactgcCGCTTAAATGATCACAAGAGGCCCATTTGTAGTGGCTGGTTGACAACGGCCGGagcaaactaaaataaataaaata
The Sminthopsis crassicaudata isolate SCR6 chromosome 4, ASM4859323v1, whole genome shotgun sequence genome window above contains:
- the GGNBP2 gene encoding gametogenetin-binding protein 2 isoform X1, with amino-acid sequence MARLVAVCRDGEEEFPFERRQIPLYIDDTLTMVMEFPDNVLNLDGHQNNGAQLKQFIQRHSMLKQQDLNIAMMVTSREVLSALSQLVPCVGCRRSVERLFSQLVESGNPALEPLTVGPKGVLSVTRSCMTDAKKLYTLFYVHGSKLNDMIDAIPKSKKNKRCQLHSLDTHKPKPLGEGSSNSVSSEKLSTDKKSSEDHRKDSKCRIIFHYGPFQGTARGCWMDVWELMSQECRDEVVLIDSSCLLETLETYLRKHRFCTDCKNKVLRAYNILIGELDCSKEKGYCAALYEGLRCCPHERHIHVCCETDFIAHLLGRAEPEFAGGRRERHAKTIDIAQEEVLTCLGIHLYERLHRIWQKLRAEEQTWQMLFYLGVDALRKSFEMAVEKVQGISRLEQLCEEFSEEERVRELKQEKKRQKRKNRRKNKCVCDIPAPLQTADEKEMSQEKETGFVENSCKACGSTEEGNSCVEVIVTNENTSCTCPSSGNLLGSPKIKKGLSPHCNGSDCGYSSSMEGSETGSREGSDVACTEGICNHDEHGDDSCVHHCDDKEEDGDSCVECWANSEENNIKGKNKKKKKKSKMLKCDEHIQKLGSCITDPSNRETSGNTVHTVFHRDKTKDSHAENCCSSEKGGQPLPWFEHRKNVPQFAEPAEASLGPDSGKGAKSLVELLDESECTSDEEIFISQDEIQSFMANNQSFYSNREQYRQHLKEKFNKYCRLNDHKRPICSGWLTTAGAN
- the GGNBP2 gene encoding gametogenetin-binding protein 2 isoform X2; its protein translation is MARLVAVCRDGEEEFPFERRQIPLYIDDTLTMVMEFPDNVLNLDGHQNNGAQLKQFIQRHSMLKQQDLNIAMMVTSREVLSALSQLVPCVGCRRSVERLFSQLVESGNPALEPLTVGPKGVLSVTRSCMTDAKKLYTLFYVHGSKLNDMIDAIPKSKKNKRCQLHSLDTHKPKPLGGCWMDVWELMSQECRDEVVLIDSSCLLETLETYLRKHRFCTDCKNKVLRAYNILIGELDCSKEKGYCAALYEGLRCCPHERHIHVCCETDFIAHLLGRAEPEFAGGYERRERHAKTIDIAQEEVLTCLGIHLYERLHRIWQKLRAEEQTWQMLFYLGVDALRKSFEMAVEKVQGISRLEQLCEEFSEEERVRELKQEKKRQKRKNRRKNKCVCDIPAPLQTADEKEMSQEKETGFVENSCKACGSTEEGNSCVEVIVTNENTSCTCPSSGNLLGSPKIKKGLSPHCNGSDCGYSSSMEGSETGSREGSDVACTEGICNHDEHGDDSCVHHCDDKEEDGDSCVECWANSEENNIKGKNKKKKKKSKMLKCDEHIQKLGSCITDPSNRETSGNTVHTVFHRDKTKDSHAENCCSSEKGGQPLPWFEHRKNVPQFAEPAEASLGPDSGKGAKSLVELLDESECTSDEEIFISQDEIQSFMANNQSFYSNREQYRQHLKEKFNKYCRLNDHKRPICSGWLTTAGAN
- the GGNBP2 gene encoding gametogenetin-binding protein 2 isoform X3, whose translation is MARLVAVCRDGEEEFPFERRQIPLYIDDTLTMVMEFPDNVLNLDGHQNNGAQLKQFIQRHSMLKQQDLNIAMMVTSREVLSALSQLVPCVGCRRSVERLFSQLVESGNPALEPLTVGPKGVLSVTRSCMTDAKKLYTLFYVHGSKLNDMIDAIPKSKKNKRCQLHSLDTHKPKPLGGCWMDVWELMSQECRDEVVLIDSSCLLETLETYLRKHRFCTDCKNKVLRAYNILIGELDCSKEKGYCAALYEGLRCCPHERHIHVCCETDFIAHLLGRAEPEFAGGRRERHAKTIDIAQEEVLTCLGIHLYERLHRIWQKLRAEEQTWQMLFYLGVDALRKSFEMAVEKVQGISRLEQLCEEFSEEERVRELKQEKKRQKRKNRRKNKCVCDIPAPLQTADEKEMSQEKETGFVENSCKACGSTEEGNSCVEVIVTNENTSCTCPSSGNLLGSPKIKKGLSPHCNGSDCGYSSSMEGSETGSREGSDVACTEGICNHDEHGDDSCVHHCDDKEEDGDSCVECWANSEENNIKGKNKKKKKKSKMLKCDEHIQKLGSCITDPSNRETSGNTVHTVFHRDKTKDSHAENCCSSEKGGQPLPWFEHRKNVPQFAEPAEASLGPDSGKGAKSLVELLDESECTSDEEIFISQDEIQSFMANNQSFYSNREQYRQHLKEKFNKYCRLNDHKRPICSGWLTTAGAN
- the GGNBP2 gene encoding gametogenetin-binding protein 2 isoform X5, translated to MARLVAVCRDGEEEFPFERRQIPLYIDDTLTMVMEFPDNVLNLDGHQNNGAQLKQFIQRHSMLKQQDLNIAMMVTSREVLSALSQLVPCVGCRRSVERLFSQLVESGNPALEPLTVGPKGVLSVTRSCMTDAKKLYTLFYVHGSKLNDMIDAIPKSKKNKRCQLHSLDTHKPKPLGEGSSNSVSSEKLSTDKKSSEDHRKDSKCRIIFHYGPFQGTARGCWMDVWELMSQECRDEVVLIDSSCLLETLETYLRKHRFCTDCKNKVLRAYNILIGELDCSKEKGYCAALYEGLRCCPHERHIHVCCETDFIAHLLGRAEPEFAGGYERRERHAKTIDIAQEEVLTCLGIHLYERLHRIWQKLRAEEQTWQMLFYLGVDALRKSFEMAVEKVQGISRLEQLCEEFSEEERVRELKQEKKRQKRKNRRKNKCVCDIPAPLQTADEKEMSQEKETGFVENSCKACGSTEEGNSCVEVIVTNENTSCTCPSSGNLLGSPKIKKGLSPHCNGSDCGYSSSMEGSETGSREGSDVACTEGICNHDEHGDDSCVHHCDDKEEDGDSCVECWANSEENNIKGKNKKKKKKSKMLKCDEHIQKLGSCITDPSNRETSGNTVHTVFHRDKTKDSHAENCCSSEKGGQPLPWFEHRKNVPQFAEPAEASLGPDSGKGAKSLVELLDESECTSDEEIFISQDEIQSFMANNQSFYSNREQYRQHLKEKFNKYCRLNDHKRPICSGWLTTAGAN
- the GGNBP2 gene encoding gametogenetin-binding protein 2 isoform X4; this translates as MARLVAVCRDGEEEFPFERRQIPLYIDDTLTMVMEFPDNVLNLDGHQNNGAQLKQFIQRHSMLKQQDLNIAMMVTSREVLSALSQLVPCVGCRRSVERLFSQLVESGNPALEPLTVGPKGVLSVTRSCMTDAKKLYTLFYVHGSKLNDMIDAIPKSKKNKRCQLHSLDTHKPKPLGEGSSNSVSSEKLSTDKKSSEDHRKDSKCRIIFHYGPFQGTARGCWMDVWELMSQECRDEVVLIDSSCLLETLETYLRKHRRRERHAKTIDIAQEEVLTCLGIHLYERLHRIWQKLRAEEQTWQMLFYLGVDALRKSFEMAVEKVQGISRLEQLCEEFSEEERVRELKQEKKRQKRKNRRKNKCVCDIPAPLQTADEKEMSQEKETGFVENSCKACGSTEEGNSCVEVIVTNENTSCTCPSSGNLLGSPKIKKGLSPHCNGSDCGYSSSMEGSETGSREGSDVACTEGICNHDEHGDDSCVHHCDDKEEDGDSCVECWANSEENNIKGKNKKKKKKSKMLKCDEHIQKLGSCITDPSNRETSGNTVHTVFHRDKTKDSHAENCCSSEKGGQPLPWFEHRKNVPQFAEPAEASLGPDSGKGAKSLVELLDESECTSDEEIFISQDEIQSFMANNQSFYSNREQYRQHLKEKFNKYCRLNDHKRPICSGWLTTAGAN
- the GGNBP2 gene encoding gametogenetin-binding protein 2 isoform X6 is translated as MARLVAVCRDGEEEFPFERRQIPLYIDDTLTMVMEFPDNVLNLDGHQNNGAQLKQFIQRHSMLKQQDLNIAMMVTSREVLSALSQLVPCVGCRRSVERLFSQLVESGNPALEPLTVGPKGVLSVTRSCMTDAKKLYTLFYVHGSKLNDMIDAIPKSKKNKRCQLHSLDTHKPKPLGGCWMDVWELMSQECRDEVVLIDSSCLLETLETYLRKHRRRERHAKTIDIAQEEVLTCLGIHLYERLHRIWQKLRAEEQTWQMLFYLGVDALRKSFEMAVEKVQGISRLEQLCEEFSEEERVRELKQEKKRQKRKNRRKNKCVCDIPAPLQTADEKEMSQEKETGFVENSCKACGSTEEGNSCVEVIVTNENTSCTCPSSGNLLGSPKIKKGLSPHCNGSDCGYSSSMEGSETGSREGSDVACTEGICNHDEHGDDSCVHHCDDKEEDGDSCVECWANSEENNIKGKNKKKKKKSKMLKCDEHIQKLGSCITDPSNRETSGNTVHTVFHRDKTKDSHAENCCSSEKGGQPLPWFEHRKNVPQFAEPAEASLGPDSGKGAKSLVELLDESECTSDEEIFISQDEIQSFMANNQSFYSNREQYRQHLKEKFNKYCRLNDHKRPICSGWLTTAGAN